From the Candidatus Poribacteria bacterium genome, one window contains:
- a CDS encoding transposase, which translates to NLEEFTSLTEAKVLAKPWREDYNRRRPHSALGYQTPEAFRARHSAP; encoded by the coding sequence CAACCTGGAGGAGTTCACGAGCTTGACGGAGGCGAAGGTCCTCGCCAAGCCGTGGCGGGAGGACTACAACCGGCGTCGTCCTCACAGCGCCTTGGGCTACCAGACGCCGGAAGCGTTTCGAGCGCGCCATAGCGCGCCATAG